A window from Sphingobacterium hotanense encodes these proteins:
- a CDS encoding DNA-deoxyinosine glycosylase, with product MDFKSSFPPIISADAKVLILGSLPGDLSLLQQQYYGHPQNRFWKLMHLLFEEELSGQYEDRKRLLLKNGVALWDVCATAIRPGSMDSDISEVQANAIPELLATYPGIKRVFFNGQKAMALHDKLLKRVEGVEYIGLPSTSPANARFHLALLKEHWAQIL from the coding sequence ATGGATTTTAAATCTTCTTTTCCACCTATTATCTCCGCTGATGCGAAGGTTCTTATTTTAGGGAGTTTACCGGGCGACCTATCACTCCTCCAACAACAATATTATGGGCATCCACAGAATAGATTTTGGAAGTTGATGCACCTACTGTTCGAAGAGGAACTCAGCGGTCAGTATGAAGACCGTAAGCGGCTTCTGTTAAAGAACGGAGTGGCGCTTTGGGATGTTTGTGCTACAGCGATCCGTCCGGGCAGTATGGACTCGGATATTTCGGAAGTGCAGGCGAATGCAATTCCAGAGTTGCTCGCTACCTATCCCGGTATCAAACGCGTATTTTTCAATGGACAGAAGGCGATGGCCTTGCACGATAAGCTATTAAAGCGTGTTGAAGGCGTTGAATATATTGGACTTCCCAGCACCAGTCCGGCGAATGCACGCTTCCATTTAGCGCTTCTTAAAGAGCATTGGGCACAGATTCTTTAA